A DNA window from Amycolatopsis sp. DSM 110486 contains the following coding sequences:
- a CDS encoding crotonase/enoyl-CoA hydratase family protein, translating into MNVLVEKRGPVTIVTIDRPERRNAVDRATAEALAGAFRAFDADEDASVAVLQGAGGTFCAGADLKAVSEGRGNRTEPSGDGPMGPTRLRLTKPVIAAVSGHAVAGGLEVAIWCDLRVADETAVFGVFCRRWGVPLIDGGTVRLPRLIGQSHALDLILTGRPVEADEALRIGLANRVVPAGQALDAAVELANSLAAFPQTCLREDRASVLEQHGATEESAMANEFSHGLVSLSSDTVAGATRFARGAGRHGSFDA; encoded by the coding sequence ATGAACGTCCTGGTCGAGAAGCGCGGCCCCGTCACGATCGTGACGATCGACCGGCCCGAACGGCGCAACGCCGTCGACCGCGCCACGGCCGAAGCGCTCGCCGGCGCGTTCCGCGCGTTCGACGCCGACGAGGACGCCTCCGTCGCCGTGTTGCAGGGCGCCGGCGGCACGTTCTGCGCGGGCGCCGACCTCAAAGCCGTCAGCGAGGGCCGGGGCAACCGCACCGAACCCTCGGGCGACGGGCCGATGGGACCGACGCGGCTGCGCCTGACCAAACCGGTCATCGCCGCGGTCAGCGGCCACGCCGTGGCGGGCGGGCTGGAAGTGGCGATCTGGTGCGACCTGCGCGTGGCCGACGAAACCGCTGTGTTCGGCGTGTTCTGCCGGCGCTGGGGCGTGCCGCTCATCGACGGCGGCACCGTGCGGCTGCCGCGCCTGATCGGCCAGAGCCACGCGCTGGACCTCATCCTCACCGGGCGCCCGGTCGAGGCCGACGAAGCGTTGCGGATCGGCCTGGCCAACCGCGTCGTCCCCGCCGGGCAGGCACTCGACGCGGCGGTCGAGCTCGCGAACAGCCTCGCCGCGTTCCCGCAGACCTGCCTGCGCGAAGACCGCGCGTCGGTGCTCGAACAACACGGCGCCACCGAAGAATCCGCCATGGCCAACGAGTTCAGCCACGGTCTGGTCTCCCTGTCGAGCGACACCGTCGCCGGCGCCACCCGCTTCGCCCGCGGCGCCGGCCGCCACGGTTCGTTCGACGCCTGA